The following are encoded in a window of Pirellulaceae bacterium genomic DNA:
- a CDS encoding lamin tail domain-containing protein: protein MKRRQRRLRKSYQPRLIESLENRNLLTGFTAFNGLFSSGDTNENTTFYSDVGGRDSAGPLVDVETGEATQVLLTTSQVGVHFGGNGSPPASGTDAHSIFDGFVDFSAGGERSIEVSSGDAYQYSFENLDAGATYEFAGTAIRGNSGYTDRWTLIELQGAVSATADHSTGPGVVRSGLPSNQIAIWTGNNASSGEGYVAQWLDIDPGADGTFHVTSTQYTGPVPTQINSSGEADGSKGYGISGIRLVENVPAGPPAVENLIASEVMAFEATVGGRVTTTGGQVPEITVYYGETDGGTNSQQWQNSLDLGKASREFSAILDGLDQATTYYYRSFAENSLGNDWADSSPSFTTLSASPPELQILPAENVGAFAAELTGRITNTGNDAPIVTVYYGDNDGGTNKGSWDESIELGVQSGTFTAAASDLDPTSQYFFSARAQNSLGSQWTDSLSFTTTETPPLQISEFVADNATTLTTRVRTTPTASFRGDRLTPDWIELHNPTATVADVGGFHITDDLGQPRQWKIPAGTLIAARGYLVVFASGLDIRDSRLDERGNLHTNFQLASNSGAELALTDAEGEVVFSLTNLPVQSEDIAYGVDQIGTERFYASPTPGENNANDVPKAPQISHSSQTFTGSIVVELSPALPTHSVRYTLNERSPTTSSTLYSGPITIDSTTQLRAISVAPNGKSSTVVGESYIELARSVTDDTSNLPIVIVDTFGDGVPGRGSSFGDAFVGIIEPGENGEASLTSEFDVETRAGIHVRGSSSAGFSKKQYRVELWDQRDEDQKYQVLGMPKEADWIFYGPGQYDRSLVANPLMYDLSNQIGQYATRTRWVEMYLNSNGGTVSSSDYVGLYAIMEVIEQGDDRVDVELLSTGAGGVPVNGGFVWKNDRGSAYVDPDDTTSAQRRHIDGWINDLKRAASGANAGDPLRGYEKYSDVGSFIDHNILNLFAMNVDAMRLSSFYHKTAEGKLVAGPIWDFDRSLDSTDGRDNNPRTWYGSGDSTRYFNDSDRVMSWWPDMFDDADFVQGYIDRWTELRQNELSLENVYATIDAHAAEISDAAARDYRRWSGSRYSTFAGEIRHLKDWIEDRVNWIDSKWMDPPKYSEANSQLSVGAKVSLSSSQGTVYYTLDGSDPRGDNGAIRPEAIRATVPVSIDGFTRITARVYKSGHGSSRNGYEATGDDWSAPSTAVYFNDPPAAAGNLVISEINYNPSDPTAAEELLGFDNNDDFEFIELLNVSDQPLVLTGSRLAVADYEGEEEGVAFDFSKGSINTLAPGERLIVVEDANAFAARYGKGAPVAGEWNGSLSNNREQLTLLAYDGAIIQQFAYNDSGLWPGRADGNGSSLEIVNRDGNLDDPRNWRASVMFNGSPGGTDAAPLGVVVNEILAHTDPPVTPPDSIELFNHTSTAIDLGGWYLSDSSENMLKYRIANGTVLAAGEYLVFDENDFNPTPLNPGPNDFALSSARGDDVWLVVAEGGQPSEFADDVHFGATPNGESIGRLPNGSGVFAPMSQRTLGATNSAPRVGPVIISELNYNPGSVSIQALVLDRSMTTDDLEFVEVFNSTGLPINLTDWRMRGGVDYDFDAGLQLAAGQALLVIPFDPDKPENVNRTAAFRAHYQLDASVKLVGGYDGQLNDQGESVRLDRPDSPPAEDPDYIPNMLEDQVTYDVVAPWPNANGTRTSLTRVTTTSFGSFPNSWVAATPSPGQTDFDVDPVSGDVNGDGNTDSEDIDLVCVGVRTADLVYDLNQDGSTDLADVLFLVESVLQTTAGDANADGVFNSSDLVQIFARGEYEDGIADNSVWSEGDWNCDGDFDSSDLIVAFQAGSYQAGAVLAATRGVGDVRSQLPDLTIQVGNDKRENSTADPSAENSAWQDARDSRRPLLQADQVEARDAVFDSDQSFLNSSSDQAMEDLDLDLLIAEENRSV, encoded by the coding sequence ATGAAAAGGCGTCAACGAAGACTGCGTAAGAGCTACCAGCCTAGGCTGATCGAGTCCTTGGAGAACCGAAATCTATTGACGGGTTTCACTGCGTTCAACGGTTTGTTTTCAAGTGGCGACACGAACGAAAACACCACCTTCTACTCGGACGTGGGTGGCCGAGATTCAGCCGGTCCATTGGTTGACGTTGAAACAGGAGAAGCGACTCAAGTTTTGCTAACGACCTCCCAGGTCGGAGTGCACTTTGGTGGTAATGGATCGCCACCCGCCTCGGGGACGGATGCCCATTCGATATTTGATGGCTTTGTTGATTTTTCTGCGGGGGGAGAACGAAGTATTGAGGTGTCTTCGGGCGACGCTTATCAATATTCGTTCGAGAATCTTGATGCGGGGGCGACTTACGAGTTTGCCGGAACTGCAATTCGCGGTAACAGTGGTTACACGGATCGTTGGACGTTGATTGAGTTGCAGGGGGCGGTGTCTGCTACGGCTGATCACAGTACGGGACCAGGCGTGGTACGAAGTGGCTTGCCCTCCAATCAAATAGCGATCTGGACGGGCAACAATGCATCTTCGGGCGAGGGCTATGTGGCTCAATGGCTGGATATCGATCCAGGAGCGGACGGTACCTTTCATGTGACCTCCACCCAGTACACTGGGCCCGTGCCGACACAAATTAATAGCAGTGGGGAGGCGGATGGCAGTAAAGGCTACGGTATTTCCGGAATCCGACTTGTCGAAAACGTTCCGGCCGGACCTCCAGCCGTCGAAAACTTGATCGCCTCGGAGGTGATGGCCTTTGAGGCCACGGTGGGCGGTCGAGTCACGACCACGGGTGGGCAAGTTCCTGAGATAACCGTTTATTATGGTGAGACGGACGGCGGGACTAATTCGCAACAATGGCAGAATTCACTCGACTTGGGAAAAGCGAGTCGTGAGTTTTCTGCGATTCTGGATGGGTTAGATCAGGCCACGACGTATTACTATCGCAGCTTTGCTGAAAATAGTCTGGGAAATGACTGGGCGGATTCTTCCCCGTCATTCACGACCTTGAGCGCTAGCCCGCCAGAGTTGCAAATCTTACCCGCCGAAAATGTGGGGGCGTTTGCAGCTGAATTGACTGGGCGAATCACCAATACGGGTAACGATGCGCCGATTGTGACCGTCTATTACGGCGACAATGATGGCGGCACGAACAAGGGGAGCTGGGATGAATCGATCGAGCTTGGGGTCCAGAGTGGAACATTCACTGCGGCCGCGAGTGATCTAGATCCAACGAGTCAATATTTTTTCTCAGCCCGTGCGCAGAATTCATTAGGCAGCCAATGGACCGATTCGTTGTCGTTTACTACGACGGAAACTCCGCCTTTGCAGATCAGCGAGTTTGTTGCTGACAATGCGACGACGTTGACAACACGAGTACGAACCACGCCGACCGCTTCTTTCCGAGGCGACCGTCTGACTCCGGATTGGATCGAATTGCATAATCCAACCGCGACGGTGGCGGATGTTGGCGGTTTCCACATCACCGATGATTTGGGACAGCCACGGCAATGGAAAATTCCAGCAGGTACTCTGATTGCGGCTCGCGGTTATCTGGTGGTGTTTGCATCTGGTTTGGATATCCGCGATAGCCGATTAGATGAGCGAGGTAATTTGCATACCAACTTCCAGCTGGCCAGCAATTCTGGAGCTGAGCTTGCCTTGACCGACGCAGAGGGCGAAGTGGTATTTTCGCTCACCAATTTGCCCGTTCAGAGTGAAGATATTGCGTACGGAGTAGATCAGATCGGTACGGAACGTTTCTATGCGTCACCTACTCCCGGCGAGAATAATGCGAATGACGTGCCTAAGGCACCTCAGATTAGCCATTCGAGTCAGACGTTTACCGGGTCGATCGTCGTCGAATTAAGCCCTGCACTTCCTACTCATTCGGTGCGTTACACGTTAAACGAACGATCACCAACAACGTCTTCAACGCTCTATTCGGGACCCATTACGATTGATTCGACCACACAATTGCGCGCAATTTCGGTGGCGCCCAATGGCAAGTCCAGCACTGTCGTTGGTGAGTCGTATATTGAACTGGCCAGAAGTGTGACTGACGATACGTCAAATCTACCCATCGTGATTGTTGACACGTTTGGTGATGGGGTGCCGGGAAGGGGCTCGAGTTTTGGTGACGCATTTGTCGGGATTATTGAGCCAGGTGAAAACGGTGAAGCATCCCTGACCAGTGAATTCGATGTCGAGACGCGGGCAGGAATACATGTGCGAGGTTCCAGTTCAGCTGGCTTTTCCAAGAAACAATACCGGGTGGAGCTTTGGGATCAGCGAGACGAGGATCAGAAGTACCAAGTGCTGGGAATGCCGAAAGAGGCCGACTGGATTTTTTATGGCCCGGGGCAGTATGATCGCTCGCTGGTCGCCAACCCGTTGATGTATGACTTGAGTAATCAGATCGGGCAGTATGCTACTCGAACGCGTTGGGTCGAGATGTATCTGAATAGCAACGGCGGAACTGTTAGCTCGTCTGACTACGTTGGCTTGTATGCGATTATGGAAGTCATTGAGCAGGGGGATGATCGCGTCGACGTGGAACTGCTCTCAACAGGTGCTGGCGGGGTGCCCGTGAATGGTGGGTTTGTCTGGAAGAATGACCGAGGCAGCGCTTATGTCGATCCGGATGATACAACTTCCGCCCAGCGGCGACACATTGATGGTTGGATCAACGATCTGAAACGAGCCGCGTCTGGAGCGAACGCAGGTGATCCGCTGCGTGGTTATGAAAAATACTCCGACGTTGGCAGCTTCATCGATCACAATATTCTGAATCTGTTTGCCATGAATGTCGATGCGATGCGGCTGAGTTCGTTTTATCACAAGACGGCGGAAGGTAAGCTGGTCGCTGGTCCGATCTGGGATTTTGATCGGTCGTTGGATTCGACCGATGGTCGTGACAACAATCCGCGAACCTGGTACGGATCCGGAGACTCGACGCGTTATTTTAATGACAGCGATCGCGTCATGTCTTGGTGGCCTGATATGTTCGACGACGCCGATTTTGTGCAGGGCTATATCGACCGTTGGACAGAACTCCGTCAAAACGAGTTGAGTCTCGAGAATGTCTACGCCACGATCGATGCACATGCCGCAGAAATTTCAGATGCGGCTGCCCGCGATTATCGTCGTTGGTCTGGCTCCCGCTACAGCACCTTTGCGGGAGAAATTCGACATCTCAAAGACTGGATCGAAGATCGAGTCAATTGGATCGACTCCAAATGGATGGACCCACCTAAATACAGTGAAGCCAATTCCCAGCTTTCGGTTGGCGCTAAAGTGTCGCTAAGTTCATCGCAGGGCACCGTCTACTACACGTTGGATGGAAGTGATCCACGCGGTGATAACGGTGCGATTCGGCCGGAAGCAATCAGAGCGACGGTACCCGTTTCAATCGACGGCTTTACCCGCATCACAGCACGCGTTTACAAATCCGGCCACGGATCATCACGGAATGGATATGAGGCGACGGGAGACGATTGGTCAGCACCGTCCACGGCCGTCTACTTTAATGACCCGCCGGCAGCTGCTGGAAACCTGGTGATTAGTGAAATTAACTACAATCCTTCTGACCCGACAGCGGCAGAAGAGTTGCTTGGTTTCGACAATAACGACGACTTTGAATTCATCGAATTGTTGAATGTGAGTGACCAGCCGCTGGTTTTAACAGGCTCCCGTTTGGCAGTGGCAGATTACGAAGGTGAGGAAGAAGGGGTTGCGTTTGATTTCTCCAAGGGTTCGATCAACACCCTCGCGCCGGGTGAACGATTGATTGTGGTAGAGGATGCAAACGCTTTTGCAGCTCGTTACGGCAAAGGAGCTCCAGTTGCAGGAGAGTGGAATGGTTCGTTGAGCAACAATCGAGAACAGCTCACCCTATTGGCTTATGATGGAGCGATCATTCAGCAATTCGCTTACAACGATAGTGGGCTTTGGCCTGGCCGCGCCGATGGGAATGGCAGTTCGCTTGAGATCGTGAATCGAGATGGCAATTTGGATGATCCTCGCAATTGGCGAGCAAGTGTGATGTTCAACGGATCTCCGGGGGGGACGGATGCAGCACCGCTGGGAGTTGTCGTCAACGAAATCTTGGCCCACACGGATCCGCCCGTAACACCGCCGGATTCAATCGAACTTTTCAATCATACATCGACGGCGATTGATTTGGGGGGATGGTATCTCAGCGATTCCAGCGAGAATATGCTGAAGTACCGGATTGCGAACGGTACGGTGTTGGCAGCCGGTGAGTATTTGGTGTTTGACGAAAACGACTTTAATCCAACACCTCTCAATCCGGGCCCAAATGATTTTGCGCTGAGCAGTGCACGCGGTGATGATGTCTGGTTGGTTGTGGCGGAGGGTGGACAGCCCTCGGAATTTGCTGACGATGTGCACTTTGGGGCGACTCCCAATGGTGAATCGATTGGCCGTTTGCCAAATGGCAGTGGTGTGTTTGCTCCGATGTCGCAACGCACGTTGGGTGCCACGAATTCGGCTCCTCGTGTGGGGCCCGTTATTATCAGCGAGTTGAATTACAATCCGGGTTCTGTCTCCATTCAAGCACTCGTGCTCGATCGGTCGATGACAACCGATGACCTGGAATTTGTCGAAGTCTTCAATTCCACCGGCCTCCCGATCAATTTGACCGATTGGCGCATGCGAGGCGGTGTTGATTACGATTTCGATGCCGGTTTGCAATTAGCTGCAGGACAGGCTCTGCTGGTTATTCCTTTCGATCCTGACAAACCCGAAAATGTCAATCGTACCGCAGCCTTCCGGGCGCACTACCAACTGGATGCGTCAGTGAAACTGGTGGGTGGCTATGACGGCCAACTCAACGATCAAGGTGAATCTGTTCGCCTTGATCGACCGGATTCACCACCGGCCGAGGACCCCGATTACATACCGAACATGTTGGAGGATCAAGTCACTTACGATGTGGTGGCCCCTTGGCCCAACGCCAACGGAACTCGCACCTCCTTGACACGTGTGACAACTACCAGTTTTGGGAGCTTCCCCAACAGCTGGGTGGCCGCAACGCCGAGTCCCGGGCAAACTGACTTTGATGTGGATCCAGTCTCGGGAGACGTGAATGGCGACGGCAATACGGATTCAGAGGACATCGATCTGGTTTGCGTCGGCGTTCGGACGGCCGATCTTGTTTACGATCTCAATCAAGACGGTAGCACCGATTTGGCGGATGTTCTCTTCCTGGTTGAATCGGTTTTGCAAACCACTGCCGGCGATGCCAACGCAGATGGAGTCTTCAATTCAAGCGATCTCGTGCAGATTTTTGCGAGGGGAGAGTATGAAGACGGAATCGCCGACAATTCGGTTTGGTCGGAAGGTGATTGGAACTGCGATGGGGATTTTGATTCGAGTGATCTGATCGTTGCCTTCCAGGCCGGAAGTTACCAAGCCGGAGCGGTTCTCGCTGCGACCCGAGGTGTGGGGGATGTAAGATCTCAGCTCCCGGATCTGACCATTCAGGTAGGAAATGACAAGCGGGAGAATTCGACGGCGGACCCGTCCGCAGAAAACTCCGCCTGGCAGGATGCACGGGATTCCCGTCGTCCCTTGTTGCAGGCAGACCAGGTCGAGGCGCGCGATGCGGTGTTTGACTCGGACCAATCATTCTTGAATTCGTCTTCGGATCAAGCGATGGAGGATCTTGATCTTGATCTGCTAATCGCCGAAGAAAATCGCTCGGTTTAG
- a CDS encoding DUF202 domain-containing protein, with protein MLDQAVPLKSCDHGEGFFCVPEVEKTTESSLRDRLALDRTVLANERTLLAYVRTAMMLAATGATAISFYSDRWFPLVSGWFLIALGLVIATVGAIRFRNLARSLK; from the coding sequence ATGTTGGATCAGGCGGTTCCACTGAAAAGCTGTGACCATGGCGAAGGGTTTTTTTGCGTGCCGGAAGTTGAAAAAACGACTGAATCATCATTGCGTGACCGTCTTGCCTTGGATCGGACGGTACTAGCCAACGAACGCACCTTGTTGGCTTATGTTAGAACGGCCATGATGCTTGCCGCCACGGGGGCAACGGCGATTAGTTTCTACAGCGATCGATGGTTTCCACTTGTGAGTGGCTGGTTTTTGATCGCCTTAGGATTGGTGATTGCGACCGTTGGTGCAATTCGCTTTCGAAATCTGGCAAGATCACTGAAATGA
- a CDS encoding PEP-CTERM sorting domain-containing protein (PEP-CTERM proteins occur, often in large numbers, in the proteomes of bacteria that also encode an exosortase, a predicted intramembrane cysteine proteinase. The presence of a PEP-CTERM domain at a protein's C-terminus predicts cleavage within the sorting domain, followed by covalent anchoring to some some component of the (usually Gram-negative) cell surface. Many PEP-CTERM proteins exhibit an unusual sequence composition that includes large numbers of potential glycosylation sites. Expression of one such protein has been shown restore the ability of a bacterium to form floc, a type of biofilm.), with protein MKKCWVFMIGVIWAASVHASPTGISIGLNFGADEPNGGLEGVIEGPAGVVGTANWNNLELAGDIYEDVFIDANGTEVGTGVEVEWASNNTWSSDGRGEANNSAPAGNDRALMLGYLDTSDTSITEVSISNLPSELSSGFDVFVYVQGGVNGRGGTYTLSAGGVTVAQDNLQTGPFDGTYIEGEEGNYLVFPGLSGDSLTVEAQATTPDLFRAALNGIEICAPGACLALPTPVAGRGTIGDQVVSTRLENPVYGPGDANQAGLAQAWYAQGNPGSKAGVDSVALESDPAVPVFRAGHGATWWTGSVESFGDLVKYPEEIAPAWDPEADNNDTYTVKAQGELLVPESGSYRFTDGVDDFTYLAIDIDKSGVAGDNPDEILIDDNNWTTPLRDGNNGGGGYGEADFDIADGGEWLAIEVNIAEGGGGDSGVIYWDYDANAPAGQRLGGAEGFPEFVEDPLFEEDAENMFIPDSHLRSSIKPLLSGDLVGELTEVSLGWEFEIDGDTDKADRFVLENKDENVYTTMLDVDGVNVIVNATGDLQAGDAFQIIDADQITGTPVISSSDPSQEWSFNAATGQLIFGAALTGDYNGNGLLDADDLDLQASVGIANNDLSYDLNDDGVVNSTDRRVWVNDLKNTWMGDANLNGAFDSSDLVAVFATAKYETTQAATWGQGDWDGNGVFDSGDLVEAFSNAGYNVGEKPGGPNPATAAVPEPSSILLLLIGSLMMLRLRKS; from the coding sequence ATGAAGAAATGTTGGGTATTCATGATTGGGGTCATCTGGGCGGCCTCCGTCCATGCTTCGCCGACAGGCATAAGTATTGGCCTCAATTTTGGCGCCGATGAGCCCAACGGCGGTCTCGAGGGTGTCATTGAGGGGCCAGCTGGTGTGGTCGGAACTGCGAATTGGAATAATCTGGAACTGGCGGGTGATATTTACGAAGACGTTTTCATAGACGCGAATGGAACTGAGGTAGGAACTGGTGTCGAAGTCGAATGGGCTTCCAACAACACTTGGTCGAGTGACGGACGTGGGGAAGCGAACAACAGTGCGCCCGCTGGGAACGATCGGGCGTTGATGCTGGGCTATCTGGATACGTCGGATACGTCAATCACCGAAGTAAGTATTAGTAATTTGCCATCCGAGCTTTCCAGCGGGTTTGATGTTTTTGTCTATGTCCAGGGAGGTGTGAACGGCCGAGGCGGAACTTACACATTGTCTGCTGGGGGCGTCACCGTCGCTCAGGACAATCTTCAGACCGGGCCGTTTGACGGAACGTACATCGAAGGCGAGGAAGGAAATTATCTCGTCTTTCCAGGATTGAGCGGTGATAGTCTCACTGTTGAGGCTCAGGCCACCACGCCCGATCTTTTCCGCGCAGCCTTGAATGGTATCGAAATCTGTGCTCCGGGTGCTTGCTTGGCTTTGCCGACGCCGGTTGCCGGCCGCGGAACCATTGGAGATCAAGTCGTTTCGACTCGGCTCGAAAACCCGGTCTACGGTCCCGGTGATGCCAACCAGGCTGGTTTGGCTCAAGCTTGGTATGCTCAAGGAAACCCAGGTAGCAAAGCAGGCGTCGATTCGGTGGCCCTGGAATCGGATCCCGCCGTACCCGTTTTTCGAGCGGGACATGGTGCGACTTGGTGGACAGGAAGCGTGGAGAGTTTTGGTGATCTGGTCAAGTATCCGGAGGAAATTGCTCCGGCCTGGGATCCTGAAGCGGACAATAACGATACTTACACGGTAAAGGCACAGGGTGAACTCCTGGTACCCGAATCGGGCTCTTATCGTTTCACTGATGGCGTCGATGACTTCACTTACTTAGCGATTGACATCGATAAAAGTGGTGTTGCGGGCGACAATCCCGATGAGATTTTAATTGACGACAACAATTGGACGACACCGCTCCGTGATGGCAACAACGGAGGCGGTGGGTACGGTGAGGCTGATTTCGACATCGCCGATGGTGGTGAGTGGTTGGCCATTGAAGTCAACATTGCGGAAGGCGGCGGCGGCGACAGCGGAGTCATCTATTGGGATTACGATGCCAACGCTCCTGCGGGGCAGCGACTGGGTGGCGCCGAAGGGTTCCCTGAGTTTGTTGAAGATCCGTTGTTTGAAGAAGACGCTGAGAACATGTTTATCCCCGACAGCCACTTGCGATCCTCGATCAAACCACTGTTGAGCGGTGATTTGGTGGGTGAACTCACCGAGGTTTCGCTTGGTTGGGAATTCGAAATTGATGGGGATACGGATAAGGCAGATCGTTTTGTATTAGAAAATAAGGACGAGAACGTCTACACCACGATGCTCGACGTCGATGGCGTCAACGTGATTGTGAACGCTACCGGTGATTTGCAGGCGGGAGATGCATTCCAAATTATCGATGCGGATCAGATTACGGGGACTCCCGTGATCTCCTCAAGCGATCCCTCTCAAGAATGGTCATTCAATGCTGCGACGGGGCAGTTGATCTTCGGTGCTGCCTTGACAGGTGATTACAACGGCAATGGTCTTTTGGATGCCGATGACTTGGATTTGCAGGCCTCTGTAGGTATTGCTAATAACGATCTTTCGTACGACCTTAACGATGACGGAGTTGTCAATTCGACTGACCGACGGGTTTGGGTCAACGATTTGAAGAACACCTGGATGGGGGATGCAAATCTCAACGGTGCGTTTGACAGTTCCGACTTGGTGGCGGTTTTTGCTACTGCGAAGTATGAAACCACCCAGGCCGCCACATGGGGGCAGGGTGACTGGGATGGAAACGGCGTTTTTGATTCGGGTGACCTTGTCGAAGCGTTCAGTAACGCAGGTTACAACGTCGGTGAAAAACCCGGTGGTCCAAATCCGGCAACGGCAGCCGTTCCTGAACCGTCTAGCATCCTGTTATTGCTGATTGGTTCGCTCATGATGCTTCGGCTTCGTAAGTCGTAG
- a CDS encoding sulfotransferase family 2 domain-containing protein gives MQQLLQRFLDTLSRQATKREVGRIAAYLKQELQIDHIPPSVISRFLASDVGRTAPLRLVRERTQLTKALYGCLTGRDARGTKSLLPLILSSSEELPTPILAQDPTIRSRLRQMLESMTADFPPGQRLLFDHVSKTGGSTITVALNYLFPFHCVSNRLDLLTTVDPSRQEWAEWARWPILSGHVGQIHHHFIPDIEQRQICTLIRDPVSRTRSVYTWLRFNIKPANPAYHEPTIKAARELGFSEFIRCKQVQYRFRDKQFEVLSGNLKMADNCSAAESARATLAAYDLVGVTDQLTDFFDALLVLLRVSIAPPTEELINRAYRNKSLNSVTVSPKDEAYLRALNPIDSQLYQLAKSKVEARTHQARSAA, from the coding sequence ATGCAGCAGCTGCTTCAGAGGTTCCTCGACACTCTTAGTCGACAAGCGACTAAACGCGAAGTAGGGCGAATCGCCGCCTATCTGAAGCAAGAATTACAGATCGACCACATTCCCCCATCGGTGATTAGTCGATTTCTTGCCTCAGACGTTGGCCGAACGGCACCCTTACGACTCGTTCGAGAACGGACCCAACTGACGAAGGCGCTCTATGGCTGCCTGACAGGAAGGGACGCAAGAGGCACAAAAAGTCTTTTGCCACTTATCCTCTCCAGTTCGGAAGAATTACCAACGCCGATCTTGGCCCAAGATCCAACAATTCGCAGCCGATTACGCCAAATGCTGGAATCGATGACAGCTGATTTCCCGCCAGGGCAACGTCTGTTATTTGATCATGTATCGAAAACGGGGGGCTCGACGATTACCGTCGCCTTGAACTACCTCTTTCCATTTCACTGTGTCTCAAACCGTCTGGACTTATTAACCACAGTTGATCCGAGTCGACAAGAATGGGCCGAATGGGCTCGCTGGCCGATCCTATCCGGCCACGTTGGGCAAATTCATCACCATTTCATCCCTGACATCGAACAACGTCAGATCTGCACGCTTATTCGGGATCCAGTCAGCCGCACCCGCTCGGTCTACACTTGGTTACGATTCAATATCAAACCCGCTAATCCCGCCTATCATGAGCCGACCATAAAAGCGGCTCGAGAGTTGGGTTTTTCCGAATTCATCCGCTGCAAGCAAGTTCAATATCGGTTCCGCGATAAGCAATTTGAGGTTCTTTCGGGAAACCTGAAGATGGCTGACAACTGTTCTGCAGCAGAGTCGGCGAGGGCAACACTGGCTGCGTACGATCTGGTTGGCGTCACCGATCAATTGACAGATTTTTTCGACGCCCTACTCGTTTTGCTGCGAGTTTCCATTGCCCCACCCACGGAAGAGCTAATCAACCGTGCTTATCGGAACAAATCATTGAATTCGGTCACCGTATCGCCCAAGGACGAGGCGTACCTACGAGCGCTGAATCCCATCGATTCCCAACTCTACCAGTTAGCAAAATCCAAGGTGGAAGCTCGGACACACCAAGCGAGATCAGCGGCCTAA
- a CDS encoding TIGR02466 family protein translates to MSNFIHLFPLSVYHASVELSPEYKSQLVQLILEMETAASKEQSHSAWLGDTSGFEFLFQRDEFREFYRRIAEAVKDYTTKLGMNNDLIDFYFQRSWATVTRRGEKINEHSHDQSNISFAYYLQKPPGSGGINFITYNHPNELSRGIFTPAKAEIGFIDRPSMLTWNNVSIEPKEDEIYIFPSKTLHSTTASESDQPRISISADITLMLRDSQGHETMMPHYRNWRSFDE, encoded by the coding sequence ATGTCGAATTTTATCCATCTTTTTCCACTCTCCGTTTATCACGCTTCGGTGGAGCTATCCCCCGAGTACAAAAGTCAACTGGTTCAGCTGATTTTGGAGATGGAAACGGCTGCGAGCAAGGAACAATCGCACAGTGCTTGGCTCGGGGATACCTCCGGTTTTGAGTTCTTATTTCAAAGGGACGAATTTCGCGAATTCTATCGACGGATTGCGGAGGCCGTGAAGGATTACACGACCAAGTTGGGTATGAATAACGATTTGATCGACTTTTATTTTCAACGTTCGTGGGCGACGGTGACGCGCCGTGGCGAAAAAATTAATGAGCATTCGCACGATCAGTCAAACATTAGCTTCGCCTACTATTTGCAGAAACCACCAGGATCAGGCGGCATCAATTTCATTACCTACAATCACCCCAATGAACTATCTCGCGGCATCTTTACTCCCGCCAAGGCGGAAATAGGCTTTATCGATCGCCCCAGTATGCTCACCTGGAACAACGTTTCGATTGAACCTAAGGAAGACGAAATCTACATCTTTCCTTCGAAGACGTTGCACTCCACAACCGCGAGTGAGTCGGACCAGCCGAGAATCTCGATCTCAGCTGACATCACACTGATGTTACGTGACAGCCAAGGGCATGAAACGATGATGCCCCACTATCGGAATTGGCGATCGTTTGATGAATAG